From the genome of Xiphophorus hellerii strain 12219 chromosome 11, Xiphophorus_hellerii-4.1, whole genome shotgun sequence, one region includes:
- the LOC116728130 gene encoding histone acetyltransferase KAT5 isoform X1 — protein MTKMADNSSSVEIVEGCRLPVLRKNQEHEDEWPLAEILSVKEASGRKLYYVHYIDFNKRLDEWVTTDRLDMKKLQFPKKEAKTPTKNGLSGSRPSSPEREVVSERRETDTDPALQKKQRKNLDLNIPSATPPSRGKTLPTPKRKVESVPLVTQVPPVTPVPSLPSSAEASQAAVFPAVREATTFKSREDHEPLSTLTTNGTARRLIPAQPGRKRKANCGVPDEMIKVLQYNKPQSATVFLPPPEDSQDSSDGIPSAPRMTGSLVSDRSHDDIVTRMKNIECIELGRHRLKPWYFSPYPQELTTLPILYLCEFCLKYLKSLKCLQRHLTKCNLRHPPGNEIYRKGTISFFEIDGRKNKNYSQNLCLLAKCFLDHKTLYYDTDPFLFYVMTEYDSKGFHIVGYFSKEKESTEDYNVACILTLPPYQRRGYGKLLIEFSYELSKVEGKTGTPEKPLSDLGLLSYRSYWSQTILEILMDLKPENGERPQITINEISEITSVKKEDVISTLQYLNLINYYKGQYILTLSEDIVDGHEKAMQKRHLRIDPKCLHFTPKDWSKRGKW, from the exons ATGACGAAAATGGCGGACAACTCGTCTTCG GTGGAGATTGTGGAAGGCTGTCGCCTCCCCGTACTTCGTAAAAACCAAGAACATGAAGACGAATGGC CATTGGCTGAGATTCTAAGTGTGAAGGAAGCTTCTGGGAGAAAGCTTTACTATGTCCACTACATTGACT TCAATAAGCGCCTCGATGAATGGGTGACAACGGACAGGCTGGACATGAAGAAGCTTCAGTTTCCAAAGAAAGAAGCTAAAACACCCACAAAGAACGGTCTGTCAGGCTCCCGTCCCAGTTCACCAGAGAGAGAGGTG GTGAGTGAAAGAAGAGAAACAGATACTGACCCCGCTTTACAGAAGAAACAG AGGAAGAATCTAGATCTCAACATACCATCTGCCACACCCCCATCCAGAGGCAAAACGCTCCCCACACCG AAGAGGAAAGTAGAGAGCGTTCCCCTGGTGACGCAGGTTCCCCCCGTGACCCCTGTGCCCTCTCTACCAAGTTCAGCCGAAGCTTCTCAGGCGGCTGTTTTTCCTGCTGTCAGAGAAGCCACCACCTTCAAGTCCAGAGAGGATCACGAACCGCTCTCCACGCTCACAACG AATGGCACCGCCCGGCGCCTCATACCTGCTCAGCctggaagaaaaaggaaagctAACTGTGGGGTCCCAGATGAG ATGATAAAGGTTTTGCAGTATAACAAGCCTCAAAGTGCCACTGTGTTTCTACCGCCACCAGAG GATTCTCAGGACAGCTCAGACGGCATCCCGAGCGCCCCGCGGATGACCGGCAGTCTGGTGTCGGACCGGAGCCACGATGACATCGTCACACGGATGAAAAACATCGAGTGCATAGAGCTGGGCCGACACAGACTGAAGCCCTGGTACTTCTCACCGTACCCACAGGAACTCACCACGTTGCCCATCCTCTACCTCTGTGAATTCTGTCTGAAATACCTCAAAAGCCTCAAGTGTCTTCAGAGGCATTTG actaaatgtaatttaagaCATCCTCCTGGCAATGAGATCTACCGCAAGGGCACCATCTCTTTCTTTGAGATTGACggcaggaaaaacaaa aaTTACTCCCAAAACTTGTGTTTACTGGCAAAGTGTTTCCTGGACCACAAAACATTGTATTACGACACAGACCCTTTCCTCTTCTATGTAATGACGGAGTATGACTCCAAGGGCTTCCATATAGTCGGCTACTTCTCTAAG GAAAAAGAGTCGACAGAAGATTATAACGTTGCCTGCATCCTGACGTTGCCGCCCTACCAGCGCAGAGGTTACGGGAAGCTGCTCATCGAGTTCA GTTACGAGTTGTCAAAGGTGGAGGGGAAGACGGGAACTCCGGAGAAGCCGCTGTCTGATCTCGGCCTCTTGTCGTATCGTTCCTATTGGTCCCAAACAATCCTAGAAATTCTCATGGACCTTAAACCTGAAAACGGAGAACGACCCCAGATAACCATAAA TGAGATCAGTGAAATCACTAGTGTAAAGAAGGAAGATGTCATTTCAACGCTCCAGTACCTTAACCTAATCAACTATTACAAG GGTCAGTACATCCTGACTCTCTCTGAGGACATTGTGGACGGACATGAGAAAGCCATGCAGAAGAGGCACCTGCGCATCGACCCTAAATGTCTCCACTTCACTCCAAAGGACTGGAGCAAAAGAGGAAAgtggtaa
- the LOC116728130 gene encoding histone acetyltransferase KAT5 isoform X2 → MTKMADNSSSVEIVEGCRLPVLRKNQEHEDEWPLAEILSVKEASGRKLYYVHYIDFNKRLDEWVTTDRLDMKKLQFPKKEAKTPTKNGLSGSRPSSPEREVRKNLDLNIPSATPPSRGKTLPTPKRKVESVPLVTQVPPVTPVPSLPSSAEASQAAVFPAVREATTFKSREDHEPLSTLTTNGTARRLIPAQPGRKRKANCGVPDEMIKVLQYNKPQSATVFLPPPEDSQDSSDGIPSAPRMTGSLVSDRSHDDIVTRMKNIECIELGRHRLKPWYFSPYPQELTTLPILYLCEFCLKYLKSLKCLQRHLTKCNLRHPPGNEIYRKGTISFFEIDGRKNKNYSQNLCLLAKCFLDHKTLYYDTDPFLFYVMTEYDSKGFHIVGYFSKEKESTEDYNVACILTLPPYQRRGYGKLLIEFSYELSKVEGKTGTPEKPLSDLGLLSYRSYWSQTILEILMDLKPENGERPQITINEISEITSVKKEDVISTLQYLNLINYYKGQYILTLSEDIVDGHEKAMQKRHLRIDPKCLHFTPKDWSKRGKW, encoded by the exons ATGACGAAAATGGCGGACAACTCGTCTTCG GTGGAGATTGTGGAAGGCTGTCGCCTCCCCGTACTTCGTAAAAACCAAGAACATGAAGACGAATGGC CATTGGCTGAGATTCTAAGTGTGAAGGAAGCTTCTGGGAGAAAGCTTTACTATGTCCACTACATTGACT TCAATAAGCGCCTCGATGAATGGGTGACAACGGACAGGCTGGACATGAAGAAGCTTCAGTTTCCAAAGAAAGAAGCTAAAACACCCACAAAGAACGGTCTGTCAGGCTCCCGTCCCAGTTCACCAGAGAGAGAGGTG AGGAAGAATCTAGATCTCAACATACCATCTGCCACACCCCCATCCAGAGGCAAAACGCTCCCCACACCG AAGAGGAAAGTAGAGAGCGTTCCCCTGGTGACGCAGGTTCCCCCCGTGACCCCTGTGCCCTCTCTACCAAGTTCAGCCGAAGCTTCTCAGGCGGCTGTTTTTCCTGCTGTCAGAGAAGCCACCACCTTCAAGTCCAGAGAGGATCACGAACCGCTCTCCACGCTCACAACG AATGGCACCGCCCGGCGCCTCATACCTGCTCAGCctggaagaaaaaggaaagctAACTGTGGGGTCCCAGATGAG ATGATAAAGGTTTTGCAGTATAACAAGCCTCAAAGTGCCACTGTGTTTCTACCGCCACCAGAG GATTCTCAGGACAGCTCAGACGGCATCCCGAGCGCCCCGCGGATGACCGGCAGTCTGGTGTCGGACCGGAGCCACGATGACATCGTCACACGGATGAAAAACATCGAGTGCATAGAGCTGGGCCGACACAGACTGAAGCCCTGGTACTTCTCACCGTACCCACAGGAACTCACCACGTTGCCCATCCTCTACCTCTGTGAATTCTGTCTGAAATACCTCAAAAGCCTCAAGTGTCTTCAGAGGCATTTG actaaatgtaatttaagaCATCCTCCTGGCAATGAGATCTACCGCAAGGGCACCATCTCTTTCTTTGAGATTGACggcaggaaaaacaaa aaTTACTCCCAAAACTTGTGTTTACTGGCAAAGTGTTTCCTGGACCACAAAACATTGTATTACGACACAGACCCTTTCCTCTTCTATGTAATGACGGAGTATGACTCCAAGGGCTTCCATATAGTCGGCTACTTCTCTAAG GAAAAAGAGTCGACAGAAGATTATAACGTTGCCTGCATCCTGACGTTGCCGCCCTACCAGCGCAGAGGTTACGGGAAGCTGCTCATCGAGTTCA GTTACGAGTTGTCAAAGGTGGAGGGGAAGACGGGAACTCCGGAGAAGCCGCTGTCTGATCTCGGCCTCTTGTCGTATCGTTCCTATTGGTCCCAAACAATCCTAGAAATTCTCATGGACCTTAAACCTGAAAACGGAGAACGACCCCAGATAACCATAAA TGAGATCAGTGAAATCACTAGTGTAAAGAAGGAAGATGTCATTTCAACGCTCCAGTACCTTAACCTAATCAACTATTACAAG GGTCAGTACATCCTGACTCTCTCTGAGGACATTGTGGACGGACATGAGAAAGCCATGCAGAAGAGGCACCTGCGCATCGACCCTAAATGTCTCCACTTCACTCCAAAGGACTGGAGCAAAAGAGGAAAgtggtaa